A window from Lytechinus pictus isolate F3 Inbred chromosome 9, Lp3.0, whole genome shotgun sequence encodes these proteins:
- the LOC129268696 gene encoding thyroid transcription factor 1-associated protein 26 homolog, producing the protein MALPMDKPRDRTSRIFASGKLQSRENKIRSRMQSPQVKSSHNKYRSRIIGNVKEGQGYADKRKRRFLNNYQKLRRKQRLQAERRQSENETDTSDINLFAKNIQSASENINLVAKNVQSTLENVERDSDSTSEHILVLKRSKEGTSERTQKNPSDRNEGEERTGANVVKKKRFKKRGGKKNAKNKNRFSKAQAEFTEKRRVEEKRIQNLQQQQTERALALERYNKKKSEQHQKLKKKSRRGQPLMKYHMEVLLDKIKAQER; encoded by the exons ATGGCGCTCCCCATGGACAAACCACGAGATAGAACTTCACGCATTTTTGCCTCTGGCAAGCTTCAGTctagggaaaataaaataagaagcCGAATGCAGTCTCCCCAAGTGAAATCATCACACAATAAATATCGGTCAAGAATCATTGGAAACGTCAAAGAAG GTCAGGGATATGCTGATAAGAGAAAGAGGAGGTTTCTTAACAACTATCAGAAACTGAGAAGGAAACAGAGACTCCAAGCTGAGAGGAGGCAGAGCGAAAATGAAACGGACACGAGCGACATCAATTTATTTGCAAAAAACATCCAATCTGCATCAGAAAACATAAATTTGGTTGCAAAGAACGTTCAGTCTACATTGGAAAATGTTGAAAGGGACTCCGATTCCACTTCAGAACACATCTTGGTTCTGAAGAGGAGCAAGGAGGGAACCAGTGAAAGgactcaaaagaatcctagtgATAGAAATGAAGGTGAGGAGAGAACTGGAGCGAATGTGGTGAAAAAGAAACGATTCAAGAAGCGCGGAGGCAAGAAGAATGCCAAAAACAAAAACCGGTTCAGCAAAGCCCAGGCAGAGTTTACAGAAAAGAGACGAGTGGAGGAGAAGAGAATACAG AATTTACAACAACAGCAAACAGAGAGGGCACTCGCCTTGGAACGTTACAATAAAAAGAAGAGTGAGCAGCATCAGAAGCTGAAGAAGAAGTCCAGGAGAGGACAGCCCCTCATGAAATACCACATGGAGGTGTTGCTAGATAAGATAAAAGCTCAGGAAAGATGa